GCACCTTGGCGGCGAGATCGGCCGGATGCCAGCCGGCGAGGCGGCCCCCCTTGCGCCCGCCCGCGGTCCGCGCAGCGGCGACGATGTAAGCCTCGGCCATGTCGGTCTCTCCCTGGATTCTTCTGGATTGGTTTGGTTGTCGGGGGCGGATTTAAGGGGCGGGATATGGTTTAGTCAATCGATCAATTAACACTTGTGATGAGGCGCTGCATCGGCTTATCTGCGGCCCGCCTCAAGCGCCGAGAACAGGGATTTCCGTGACTACCAGCGTACCGAACAGGCTCCCCAGCGGAAAAAATTCCACGGCAGAGAAATTGCTCGTGGCCGCGAGCGAGCTGATGATCGAACGCTCCTCGATCGAGATCTCGCTCTCCGACATCGCCCAGAAGTCAGGCGCCAACGCCGCGCTGGTGAAATATCATTTCGGCAACAAGGACGGCCTCTTGCTGGCGCTGCTCGCGCGGGATGCCGCGACCGAGATGTCCAATCTCGAATATCTGCTGGCGCAGCCGATCACGGCGACGGCGAAGCTGAAGCTGCACATCGCCGGCATCATTCGCGCCTATTACCGGTTCCCATACATGAACCGGCTGATCCATTATCTTCTGCACGAAAGCGAGGCGGGCTCTGCCGACGAAGTCTCGAAATTCTTCGTCGCACCGCTATTGGATTTTCATCGTCGTCTGCTCGCCGAAGGCGTCAGCCGCGGCGAGTTCCGCCAAACCGATCCGGTGCTGTTCTACACCAGCCTGATCGGCGCCTGCGATCACCTGTTCTTCGGCCGGCACGCGATGTCTCGCGCGACCGGCGTCGGCCCGGTCACCGACGAAGTCTGCCGGCAATACATCAAGCACATGGAAACGCTGATCTGCGGCGGCATCCTCACGCAAGCCGGGGAAGCTGCTGCGGCCGGATAATCCGGCCAGAACTCTTCAAGTCTAGAGAAGAAACGCCCAAGGAAAGGTAGCCTGTCATGGAATTAAAAGACGTAGCCGTTCTCATCACCGGCGGTGGTTCGGGTCTCGGCGAGGCGACCGCCCGCGCCATGGCGGCCAAGGGCGCCAAGATCGGCGTGATCGACCAGAACAAGGAGAACGCCGAGAAGGTCGCAGCCGAGGTGAAGGGCGTCGCGCTCCACGCCGACGTCACCAGCGAGGAGCAGATCAAGGCCGCGATCGCGAAGGCGGAAGCCGCGCACGGCGTCGCCCGCGTGCTGATGAACTGCGCCGGCATCGGCGGCTCGCAGCGTATCGTCGGCCGCGACGGCGTCTATCCGCTCGAAAAGTTCGCGCGCATCATCAACGTCAACCTGATCGGCACCTTCAACTGCCTGCGCCTGTTCGCCGAGCGTCTCGTCACCATCGAGCCTGTTGGTGAGGAGCGCGGCGTCATTATCAACACCGCGTCGGTTGCCGCTTACGAAGGCCAGATCGGCCAGATCGCCTATTCGGCGTCGAAGGGCGGCGTCGTCGGCCTGACGCTTCCGGCCGCGCGCGACCTCGCCAGCCAGAAGATCCGCGTCAACACCATCGCGCCCGGCCTGTTCTTCACGCCGCTGCTGATGGGATTGAACGAGGAGGCCCGCAAGAGCCTGGGCGCCCAGGTGCCGCATCCCTCGCGCCTTGGCGATGCCAAGGAATATGGCGCGCTCGCCGTGCACATCGTCGAGAACGCGATGCTGAACGGCGAGACCATCCGTCTCGACGGCGCCATCCGCATGGCGCCGCGGTAGCTCTCTTCCCTTCTCCCCTTGTGGGAGAAGGTGGCGCGCGTAGCGCGCCGGATGAGGGGTTCTCTCCGCGGAGACAGACCCCTCACCCAAGGGAGTATGTGGTCAGCGACGTACATGCCCTCTCCCACAAGGGGAGAGGGCGCAATAACCGCCACTCAAAGAGCGGATGCAGGAGCGCCCCATGTCCCAACCGCTGCTGATCGAGCATGACGATGGCGTTGACCGGGTGACGCTCAATCGTCCCGAGAGTCTCAACGCACTCGATCCCGCGCTGATCGATGCACTCAACGTCTATTTCCAGGGTCTGCAGCGCAACCGGGAAACGCGCGTTGTCGTGCTGCGCGGCGCCGGCAAGAACTTTTGCGCGGGCCTCGATCTCAAGGCCGCGATGGCGCGCCGCGCCGGGCAGCAGAAGCCGCCGGGCGTTACGGAGTCGCTGGATTCGCAGCGGCGCATCGCCGACATCGTCATGCTGATGCGGCGCTGTCCGCAGCCGATCATCTCGCTGGTGCAGGGCGCGGCCGCCGGCGGCGGATTTGCGCTGGCGCTGGCCTCCGACATCCGCATCGCGACGAAGTCGGCACGGATGAACTGCGCCTTCATCAAGCTCGGCCTTGGCGGCTGCGACATCGGCACTAGCTATTTTTTGCCGCGGCTCGTCGGCGTCTCTGTGGCTTCGGAACTTATCCTCACCGGACGCTTCATCGGCGCCGAGCGTGCGCTTGCGGTCGGACTCGTCTCTGAGGTCGTCGACGAAGACAAGCTTGATGCCGCGGCTGAGCCCTACATCGATGCGATGATGACGGCCTCGCCCGTCGGGCTGCGGCTGTCAAAGGAATGTCTCGACATGAGCGTCGATGCAGGATCGCTGGAAGCCGTGATCGCGATGGAGGATCGCAACCAGGTCCTGTGCAGCCGCTCCGAGGAATTTTCGGAAGGCATCAGGGCCTTCCTTGAGAAGCGAAAGCCTGTCTATATCAAGCGCTGAACGACAAAGATCCGCAAAGGACAATAATTCCGGGAGACGCAAAATGAGTGGAAGCGCGGCGGCGGTCATGTCAAAGCCCGCCTTTCGCAAGGTCGAGTGGCTCGCGCGCGACATCGATGTCGAGCGCCGCGCCGACGGCACGGTGGTGCTCAAGTCGCGCATTCCGTTGCAACCTCACGAGACGCACATTCCGGCTTCGCTGGCGAAATGGGCCAGGGAAGCGCCCGAGCGCATCTGGCTCGCGCAGCGCGGCGGTCCGAACCGCGAATGGCGCAAGGTTTCCTACGGCGAGGCCAAGCGCACCGTCGATGCGCTGACGCAGGCGCTGCTCGATCTCAGGCTCGACGGACGCCCGGTCGCAATCCTCTCGGGCAATTCGATCGAGCACGCGCTGATGACGCAGGCCGCGATGCAGGCGCGCGTCCCCGCGGCTCCGGTGTCGCCGGCCTACTCCTTGATGAGCCACGATCACGTCAAGCTGAAGTATCTGTTCGACCTGATCAAACCGGCCGTGGTGATGGTGCAGGACGGCCCGACCTTCGAGAAGGCACTGAAGGCACTCGATCTCACCGGCGTCGCCGTCGTTCACGTCGCGCGGCCCTGCGATGGCGTCAAGAGCGTCAGCTTCGCTGAGCTCGCCGCAACGTCGGTGACCGCTGATGTCGAGGGCTCGATCGCAGAGATCACGCCCGACACAGTCGGCAAGCTGCTGTTCACCTCGGGTTCGACCGGCATGCCCAAGGCGGTCATCAACACGCAACGCATGATGTGCGCCAATGCGGCGATGATGATGCAGGTGCGGCCGCGTATCCCGGGCGGCCCGCTGCCGGTCGTGCTCGACTGGATGCCGTGGAATCACACCATGGGCGGCAACGCGGCATTCCATCCCGTTCTGGTCGACGGCGGCACGCTCTACATCGATGACGGCCGGCCGCTGCCCGGCCAGCTTGAAGAGACCATCAGGAATCTCCGCGAGATCTCTCCGACCTATTACGCCAACGTGCCGGCGGGCTACGCCGCGCTCGCGGCGGCGATGGAAAAGGACGATGCGCTGTGCCGCTCGTTCTTCAAGAACCTGTCGATCATGGCCTATGGCGGCGCGCGGCTGCCCGACGATCTCTACGATCGCATGCAGGCCCTCGCCGTGAAGGCCACCGGCGAGCGCATCGTGTTCTACACCGGCTGGGGTTCGACCGAGACCGCGCCGACCTCGACCGGCACCTATTGGGACACCGAGCGCGTCGGCCTGATCGGCCTGCCATTCCCGGGCGTGGAACTGAAAATGGTGCCGTGTGGCTCGAAATACGAGCTGCGCCTGCGCGGTGTTAACGTCACGCCCGGCTACTTCGGTCAGC
This is a stretch of genomic DNA from Bradyrhizobium sp. CB2312. It encodes these proteins:
- a CDS encoding TetR family transcriptional regulator; protein product: MIERSSIEISLSDIAQKSGANAALVKYHFGNKDGLLLALLARDAATEMSNLEYLLAQPITATAKLKLHIAGIIRAYYRFPYMNRLIHYLLHESEAGSADEVSKFFVAPLLDFHRRLLAEGVSRGEFRQTDPVLFYTSLIGACDHLFFGRHAMSRATGVGPVTDEVCRQYIKHMETLICGGILTQAGEAAAAG
- a CDS encoding SDR family NAD(P)-dependent oxidoreductase, which translates into the protein MELKDVAVLITGGGSGLGEATARAMAAKGAKIGVIDQNKENAEKVAAEVKGVALHADVTSEEQIKAAIAKAEAAHGVARVLMNCAGIGGSQRIVGRDGVYPLEKFARIINVNLIGTFNCLRLFAERLVTIEPVGEERGVIINTASVAAYEGQIGQIAYSASKGGVVGLTLPAARDLASQKIRVNTIAPGLFFTPLLMGLNEEARKSLGAQVPHPSRLGDAKEYGALAVHIVENAMLNGETIRLDGAIRMAPR
- a CDS encoding enoyl-CoA hydratase/isomerase family protein — its product is MSQPLLIEHDDGVDRVTLNRPESLNALDPALIDALNVYFQGLQRNRETRVVVLRGAGKNFCAGLDLKAAMARRAGQQKPPGVTESLDSQRRIADIVMLMRRCPQPIISLVQGAAAGGGFALALASDIRIATKSARMNCAFIKLGLGGCDIGTSYFLPRLVGVSVASELILTGRFIGAERALAVGLVSEVVDEDKLDAAAEPYIDAMMTASPVGLRLSKECLDMSVDAGSLEAVIAMEDRNQVLCSRSEEFSEGIRAFLEKRKPVYIKR
- a CDS encoding AMP-binding protein encodes the protein MSGSAAAVMSKPAFRKVEWLARDIDVERRADGTVVLKSRIPLQPHETHIPASLAKWAREAPERIWLAQRGGPNREWRKVSYGEAKRTVDALTQALLDLRLDGRPVAILSGNSIEHALMTQAAMQARVPAAPVSPAYSLMSHDHVKLKYLFDLIKPAVVMVQDGPTFEKALKALDLTGVAVVHVARPCDGVKSVSFAELAATSVTADVEGSIAEITPDTVGKLLFTSGSTGMPKAVINTQRMMCANAAMMMQVRPRIPGGPLPVVLDWMPWNHTMGGNAAFHPVLVDGGTLYIDDGRPLPGQLEETIRNLREISPTYYANVPAGYAALAAAMEKDDALCRSFFKNLSIMAYGGARLPDDLYDRMQALAVKATGERIVFYTGWGSTETAPTSTGTYWDTERVGLIGLPFPGVELKMVPCGSKYELRLRGVNVTPGYFGQPDLTRKMFDEEGFYCIGDAGIFVDDADPVKGIIFAGRVVEDFKLTTGTFVHVGSLRTDAIAAATPVVHDALVAGQDQCSIGLLAWPNLHACRQLVGNPELTFEQAVKHPEVIACFKRGLEAHNTECGGASSRVIARAMLMVEPPSIDGNELTDKGYINQSAGLERRAALVERLYAEQPDQDVIVLR